A section of the Candidatus Sysuiplasma acidicola genome encodes:
- a CDS encoding FAD-binding protein: MHVLVFVKQIPDVNRIEFDATTMRVKRDGVPLLMNSFDRKAVEEAVRIHEKTGATTIAVSMGPPSAKDVLIESVRMGIDRAILVTDRNLSGADTLVTSEVLAAVARKLSPDLILMGKYSLDGETSQVPPEVAEFLNFGFKSSVSRIDFDEGGRVVVEQDREDGVAEFSLPLPAVFSVSEKINKARVPGPASPDLEERVRVMNLRDAGAQVSGSDSPTAVTGTERVNSFRKTSFIEAGEDAFRLVYTIAMKFRKTAARRVDLSSGDEHKGELWGIALNDPDTAMEIASKLAELSIPESLSVKVIGNIPPEALEGMLCHEYLYIDGAGNELLTDTLAELITSSKPRCIVFPSSLDGREIAGAIAARLRLGLTADCVGLKIENGKLIQYKPAFGGGIVARIMSMTAPEMATVRPGIFPRCVGTAPMRISTVQPSGRTSPTRVSFRELSRDYRKLSSSDIIIGVGRGLKSRDNLVAVLNLAGKMRASVGATRPVVDMGWVPRQQQIGLTGTSISPSLYIALGISGQDNHVVGIRYAGTVVAVNNNRDAPIFRYADYGIVCDVMAFLKQFTEFVDRQVERFDDTVV, translated from the coding sequence ATGCATGTGCTTGTTTTTGTTAAGCAGATTCCGGATGTCAACAGGATAGAATTCGATGCAACCACTATGAGAGTGAAGAGAGACGGAGTACCTCTTCTCATGAATTCATTTGACAGAAAGGCTGTCGAAGAGGCAGTGAGAATACACGAAAAAACAGGAGCTACAACTATTGCAGTGTCCATGGGCCCTCCATCTGCTAAGGATGTATTGATCGAATCGGTTAGAATGGGTATCGATCGTGCGATTCTCGTTACTGACCGGAATCTGTCTGGCGCCGACACACTGGTAACATCCGAAGTGCTGGCAGCGGTGGCAAGGAAATTGTCACCCGATCTTATTCTGATGGGTAAATACTCCCTTGACGGTGAAACCTCACAGGTACCGCCCGAAGTCGCAGAATTTCTCAACTTTGGGTTCAAATCGTCAGTTTCCCGAATCGATTTTGACGAAGGTGGTCGTGTGGTGGTTGAACAGGATCGTGAAGACGGAGTTGCAGAGTTCTCTCTTCCGCTTCCGGCCGTCTTTTCAGTCAGCGAGAAGATCAATAAGGCAAGGGTGCCGGGGCCGGCCTCGCCGGATCTCGAAGAACGCGTACGCGTCATGAATCTGAGGGACGCCGGCGCGCAGGTAAGCGGTTCGGATTCACCAACTGCTGTCACGGGAACAGAGAGAGTGAATAGTTTCAGGAAGACATCCTTCATCGAAGCTGGGGAAGACGCCTTCAGGCTGGTATACACCATCGCCATGAAGTTCAGAAAAACTGCTGCCCGTAGAGTTGATCTGTCGAGTGGAGATGAACACAAAGGCGAACTATGGGGCATTGCACTCAACGATCCTGACACCGCAATGGAAATTGCATCTAAACTCGCAGAACTCTCCATACCGGAAAGCCTCTCTGTCAAAGTGATCGGCAATATTCCCCCTGAGGCGCTCGAAGGCATGCTCTGCCACGAATACCTGTATATTGATGGAGCTGGCAACGAACTGCTTACCGACACGCTTGCAGAACTCATCACCTCATCGAAACCACGCTGTATTGTTTTCCCGTCGTCTCTCGATGGTCGTGAAATCGCTGGAGCAATTGCCGCAAGACTCAGACTGGGGCTGACGGCTGATTGTGTGGGCCTGAAAATTGAAAACGGCAAACTCATACAGTACAAACCTGCTTTCGGAGGTGGCATAGTTGCCCGTATAATGTCCATGACTGCCCCTGAAATGGCAACTGTACGGCCGGGAATATTTCCCAGATGTGTTGGAACCGCCCCCATGCGTATCAGCACCGTTCAGCCTTCAGGCAGGACATCGCCGACAAGAGTGTCATTCAGGGAATTGTCCCGGGATTACAGGAAACTCAGCAGTTCAGACATCATTATTGGCGTGGGCAGGGGCCTGAAGAGCAGAGATAATCTGGTCGCAGTTCTCAATCTTGCAGGAAAAATGCGTGCCTCGGTAGGTGCTACCAGACCTGTTGTGGATATGGGCTGGGTCCCGAGGCAGCAGCAAATAGGACTCACAGGCACTTCAATTTCTCCGTCGCTCTACATCGCTCTCGGCATTTCGGGTCAGGATAATCACGTTGTGGGCATCAGGTATGCGGGAACAGTGGTTGCAGTAAACAACAACCGGGACGCGCCTATTTTCAGGTATGCAGATTATGGAATTGTCTGCGACGTTATGGCTTTCCTGAAGCAGTTCACGGAATTTGTAGACAGGCAGGTGGAACGGTTCGACGACACTGTTGTATGA
- a CDS encoding SDR family oxidoreductase, translating to MPGRLDKRVVVVTGAALGIGKATAIRAADEGAYVAVCDVKDTEGKDVVSEIVGKGGHASYYHMDVSREKEVSGTFTRLNKELGPVYGLVNNAGISGSSKPTHELTEEEWDIVFSVNVKGTFFCTKHALPYMIRNNRGSIVNLSSIYGLVGGEDVPPYHASKGAVRMMTKVDALLYAKHGIRVNSVHPGFIDTPMVQNYADSLGERTAVYSMVAGMHPLGRLGRSDEIANVIVFLLSDESSFMTGSEVIADGGYTAK from the coding sequence TTGCCAGGCCGGTTAGACAAACGAGTTGTTGTTGTGACGGGTGCCGCTCTTGGAATCGGGAAGGCTACGGCTATCAGAGCCGCCGATGAAGGCGCATATGTTGCGGTGTGTGATGTGAAGGATACTGAAGGAAAAGATGTCGTCAGTGAGATTGTCGGAAAGGGCGGGCACGCATCTTACTATCATATGGATGTGAGCCGCGAAAAGGAAGTGAGCGGCACCTTCACCAGGCTCAACAAGGAACTCGGCCCGGTTTACGGCCTTGTCAACAATGCGGGCATAAGCGGGTCAAGCAAGCCTACGCACGAATTAACAGAGGAGGAATGGGACATAGTGTTCTCGGTCAATGTCAAAGGCACATTTTTCTGCACCAAGCACGCCCTTCCATATATGATAAGGAACAATCGCGGCTCCATCGTCAACCTCTCGTCGATTTACGGTCTAGTTGGTGGCGAGGACGTTCCTCCATATCATGCATCAAAGGGAGCTGTCAGAATGATGACCAAAGTGGATGCGTTGCTCTACGCCAAGCACGGAATTCGCGTCAACTCTGTTCATCCCGGATTCATAGACACGCCGATGGTCCAGAATTATGCGGACAGCTTAGGAGAAAGGACTGCCGTTTATTCAATGGTTGCAGGTATGCATCCCCTTGGCCGTCTGGGTCGCAGTGATGAAATTGCGAATGTGATTGTATTCCTCCTGTCCGACGAATCATCTTTCATGACAGGTTCTGAAGTGATTGCAGATGGCGGATATACTGCAAAATAG
- a CDS encoding HAD-IA family hydrolase — translation MRVLDRLELNIDAGEFISILDSSIIPDRKVWSVLEQARDAGGVKIVALSNMPEHTWTMLKTTYGMDRLFDGVVLSYVVGIVKPDSRIFDAAIKVSGTTAKDCLFVDDAPENVAAAERRGIVSHLFRNAEGLVAFLKNNGIILRS, via the coding sequence ATGAGGGTTTTGGACAGACTCGAATTAAACATCGATGCAGGCGAATTCATTTCGATTCTGGACTCGAGCATAATCCCAGACAGGAAAGTGTGGAGTGTGCTGGAGCAGGCAAGGGACGCGGGTGGCGTGAAAATTGTCGCCCTGAGCAACATGCCCGAACACACATGGACCATGCTGAAGACCACTTACGGCATGGACAGGCTGTTTGACGGGGTCGTTCTTTCCTATGTTGTAGGTATCGTAAAACCGGATAGCAGGATATTCGATGCAGCCATCAAAGTTTCAGGAACAACTGCGAAGGACTGTCTGTTCGTTGATGATGCACCGGAGAATGTTGCAGCTGCTGAAAGACGAGGCATTGTATCGCATCTGTTCCGGAATGCAGAAGGTCTTGTAGCCTTCCTGAAAAACAATGGGATTATTCTGCGCAGTTAG
- a CDS encoding peptidylprolyl isomerase: MSSVILETTMGKIVIELFESEMPVTAGNFRTLTEKGFYNGVIFHRVIPGFMIQGGDPTGTGRGGPGYSIKDEFSRKNRNSKGTISMANAGPNTGGSQFFINVADNNFLDSKHPVFGRVTEGMDVAVAISAVKRDSNDRPVSKVVINRATVKSG; this comes from the coding sequence ATGTCCAGCGTAATATTGGAAACTACGATGGGAAAGATTGTTATCGAACTCTTTGAGAGCGAAATGCCCGTTACCGCAGGTAACTTCAGAACACTGACTGAGAAGGGCTTTTACAACGGCGTCATCTTTCACAGAGTTATACCTGGTTTCATGATTCAGGGCGGAGACCCTACGGGAACCGGCAGGGGCGGACCTGGCTACAGCATTAAAGATGAGTTTTCGAGGAAAAACAGGAATTCAAAAGGCACGATTTCAATGGCAAATGCAGGGCCGAATACCGGGGGAAGTCAATTTTTCATAAATGTGGCAGACAATAATTTCCTGGATTCCAAGCACCCTGTTTTTGGCAGAGTTACCGAAGGAATGGATGTCGCAGTAGCAATAAGTGCCGTGAAGAGGGACAGTAATGATCGGCCTGTTTCAAAGGTCGTTATAAACAGGGCTACTGTCAAATCCGGCTGA